The sequence TTCCCATTGTTTGAAATGCCATAGAGCCTGAAATCTTTTTAGATTGTGCTGAAGCTCCTATATTGATTATATCGGCAATATTAATTCCTGATTCATTAGCAGTAAAAGAAGCTTCTGCCCGAAGCCCTACCCCTACAGCAACTCCAATTATCACAAAGTCATACTCACCATTTACGTTTTTTTCAACAGGTAATTTTATAGAACTAGAGTGATATTTTATGTAATCGATGGTGGAATGATAGTAACTATTTTTTGATGTCACTCCAGATGATAGGTAATTAACGCTCCCATTTTCATCTATCTCTTTGATTGAAATCCTTGCTGCATTGTTGATTAAGAATTCGAGATCTTGATCAATTCTCTTTTCAGATTTTCGTCTCTGTATTTCTGCAGATGTAAGGGAGAACTCCCCTATAGTGCCGTTAGGTAATGAAATCGGATTAATAGCAATATACCCAGCATACGGTGCTGATTCAGTATCGCGTTCTTGATGTGTAATGCCAGAACATCCTCCAAGAAAGATTGCGCTTGCCACAATTAAGCTTTTCAATGTCATATCGTGTATTCCTATAATTACTATCAATTTCTGGCAGCAATTTAACGCTGCATATCAATACATTCAAGGTGTGAATCAATAACACACCATAAGATGTGCAGTGTGTTGCATTTTATTTGATAGATCAGGAAATTAGTCTGGTTTCACATATGTATTTTCGGTTATCACCTCACTCCCCACAAAATCATTCAATTCTTGCATCATATCAATCAGTGGCAGCAGTTCGTTCTTGTGGAATAGCCAATCGACCTTGTTCAAATCGAGTGACGTAATACTCTCGCGTCGAATGCTCATCAACTCGATTGGCACACGGTGAACCGAAAGCACCTCGTTCATGGTTTGGTTCTTTACTTCTTTGTATGAGTCTTTGGCTTCCACCTGACCAATTGGCTTGAGCTCTGGGGCTTTGGTGTCTTTACCTTTGGCATTCACAAATAAGTTTTTAAATGCCATACCTTCTTGAGCTTGTAGCTGCTTCTTGATGGCCTTTTCTTGCTTTTCTGTCATGGTTGGCTCATTCATATACAGCAAGTAACCGGCATGGTTACCGTTACGGTAGTACTGACGACGAAACAACGTGGCATCATCGTTCAGCCAAATAGAGGTCAAAGAGCTAATGTGGCTCGGTAAGCCATACAGCTCTTGAGCAACGTCATAATCTCCTAAATAGAACACTTGGTTATGTTTGTAGTCGATACGCCCATCATCATCGTAAGCTCTTGGCTTATACGACCAACCTAAGTCTTCACGCCTACGCATGTAAAGTGTCGGTAAGTGCTTAAGCTTAACGACTTCGCCTAAACCTCTATAATCACGAATCACCTGCAGGTGAGCACCACCAAAAGTGAGGTAGTCTTGAATAAAGCGCTTTGCATCTTGGCGTGAGAGTAATCCACTCAGCGCAATGGCATGCATTAACGTATTGCGCTTAAACTCAATCGCACTCGAATGCATCGGGTTCGTGCGAAGTGCCTTGGCTAATGTATCGAGTGCAACCGGCGGTTCGTATAAACCATCAACCAACGCCACTTCTAAATAGCTGAGAATGTCGCTGTTCATCACGCTCACGGGGTTAGAAAATTCAATCTCTATCACTTGGCCTCTCCAATAATTAGGCTAGAAGAACTCGACACTGGTGTTGGTGTCATTGTTTATATCAATCGGCTCCCAACGCATCACATGCATCGAAGCCCAGGCTAAATCCGCATGAGAGCCAATTTTGCTGCGGTTGGAAACAAAGGTAATTTGGTTACTCACCTTGGTGGTTTGCTGGCGAATCATTAAGAACGAGTGAACGAGATCATCCCATTCCGCTTCAAACTGTAAGCGGCCACTGTTAATGATTTCTCTCGACTTGTAGGCCATCAGTCGTTTCACTTCAGGTGAGTAATCCAGCTCGACCAGAGCTGGGTAAAACTTACGAACCAGCTCAGCGGTAGCCGAGCCTACGCCACTGGTATCCATGGCCATGTACACCACATTGTATTTCTCAGTAATGCCGCGAATGGTGTCGGCTTGTTGCTCATAGCTGGAGCCTTTAAGGCGAACCCGCTCAATAAATCGGAACACGCCGCCTTTACGTCTAGGCTTTAACGCCACCACTAAGCCTGCATCATCCGAGCTCTCACCCGTACCGCCACCTCTTGGGTCATAGCCGACTAAAACTTCTGCGTTACCCACGGGTCTTGCTTTCTCGTGGTCGACATCTTTCCAAAGTGAACTGTCTGCCTTACACGCCAGTAGTGCTTTCAGTGAGAAGAATGAAGCGCTGTCGTCCAAAAACTTACAACGCAATAGATTGTCGAAAATCTCTTTAACCGGATATTTACGCTTGAGCTTATCCATGTTGAAGAAGGTCGCGCCTTTCTTAATCGCATCATCCACCGTGATCATTTGACGGAAGATAAAATCAACACCCAAAGCACCGGCTTTTCGCGCCTTGTGGCTAATATCAATGCCGTGCTCTTTCTTGCCTTGCCATTTCGGGTAGGCTTCATGGGCCATGGTAGAAGGTGTCGAAATGTAAGTGGTGCGGAACTGCGATTGCATCGACATACCGCCCGCGTAATTATCTAAATCCGCAAAGCCTGGGATCCAGAACACCTCGTCCCAATACATGTGGCCGTTAAAACCTTGAGAGGTCGCTACGTTGGTGGACATAAAGCCAAGGTTCGCGCCGTTGCTGAGCTCGATGTCGTCCTTACCTTTTAAGTCAACTTCACCAATCTCTAGTGCAAACTTACGAATGTAGTTTTTGAAGATATAGGACTGCTTTTTCGACGCAGAGATAAACACCTGGTTGTCGCCAGTCAGCACCGCATCTTCAAACGCTTCAAAGGCAAAATAGAACGTAAGACCAATTTGACGCGACTTAAGATAAAAGCGCACTTCATTGATTTCATCGTTTTGCTTATGGCCGTGAATGTCCTTTTGGTATTCGAAGAAGGTTTTCTCGCGATATTCGTCCAACATCTCTTTGGTTATGTGGGACACATCGTTCTTCGTCTTATTTGGCTTACGACCACGCTTTTGCTCGCCATCGTTTCGGCCAGCTGGTCGGTTGCGCCTTTGCTCTGCTTCATCACGTTTGAATTGCTGTTCGAGCAACATCTTGAGCTCACGCTCTTGGCTCTCAAGCTTTTGATCAACCCACATCAAGTAAGCAATGCGCTGTCTCATCATTAATTCGACGGGCGCGTCATCCCTCAGCGTTTTCCAATCAAACTGAGTTATCCATTTTTGAACCGTGCGTGTGGCTACGCTAACCGTTTCTGCAATTTCAGCAGGCTTACGTTGGCGTAAAAACAGTCCCAAAGCTTTCGTTTGGTCGGCGGTATAGAGCGGTTCGCTAACAACATTATTTTCCATGTTTGCATAGTGCTACAGCGCCTGTGATTACTCAGCTTAAACGATTTCTATATCAAGCGTTTAGAACTAGGACAAATACAAAAAGGCGGAGGCATTGGGTAAATTGGAATCATCGAATTTAGGAGAGTTTAGGCATGTTCCAATCAGAGCTAATTTGTATTTTACAGGCAGGAGCAACCATTGATGGTCGAGTCATTGAGCAAAAAATCATTGATGAGATTGCAGAAACTTATAGCCCAGACGTTTATACAGCTCGAATTAATGCAGACCACTACCCGTGGAGCAATAAGTACGGCTCTGTCCTCTCTGTCGAAAAGAAAGAAGACAAGCTATTCGCCGTACTGAAACCAAACTCAATGCTTTTACGTATGGCTGAGCAAGGACAGCTTTTACATACCTCATGTGAGTTCTATGAAAAGTTTGCAGATACAGGGAAAGCTTACCTGACCGGATTGGCCCTGACTGATGAGCCAGCATCGTTAGGTACGACGCAGATTCAATTGTCGGCTAACAGTAAAGATAAAGCGTGCGTTCCAACGAGCTTTCAAATTACCCCAGAACAACTCTCGAAAGACACCGAGGAAGAAGCCTCGATGTTCCATACATTTAAACGCTGGCTTAAGGGCGAAAGTGAACTTGAGCAGCTCTCACAACAACAGGAAGAAGACGACATGAGTAAAGAACTTGAAGAGCTACTCAAGCAGAGCATTGAGCAAGGCAAAGAAAATCAGCAACAACTCAGCCAGTTAAATGAGCAAGTTGAAAAGCTAAACACTAATGGTAAGCCGCCGGAGCAACCTGCTGAAGCTGAAGACAGTACGGATGTCACCGAACTAAAAGACCAGGTAGAGACACTGTCTTCACAGATAGAAAACCTAACCGGTCAAATTGAAAAATTCAGCAAATTGACCGATGAAGAGCAGCGCAAGTTAGCCGGTGAAGGTAATGACGAAGAGCGCTACTTATAGGCTTCGACACGCCCTCAACCCATAACGAATTGAATTAGGTAAGAACATGCAAAAGCAGACCAAAATAAAACTCAGCGCCTACGTGAAAGCCGTGGCAGCGCAAAACGATGTAGATGATGCAACCGAGAAGTTTAACGTGAGCCCGAATGGTACTCGGCGCATTATCGCGGCTATCCGTGAAAGCAACTGGTTCCTTAACAAAATCAACATCATCTCAGTGAAAAATCAAAAAGGTGAATCCATTGGTCTTGGCGCTACGGGCATGATTGCCAGTCGTACCGATACATCGGGCTCGGGCAAACGCACACCGAAAGATCACTCAAGCATGGGGGCGATGCCTTACATGTGTGAGCAAACAAACTTTGATACCGCGCTTCGTTACGCAAAACTGGACGCGTGGGCGCACCATAAAAACTTCAACGCCTTGATAAGTAAAGCAACCCGAGAGCAGATTGACGCCAATAAGATCACCATTGGTTGGTATGGCGTAAGTGTCGCTAAAAATACCGATGCTAGCGCTAATCCGAACGGTGAAGATGTGAATAAAGGTTGGTTCCAAGCCATGCGTGATCATAACGAAGATCGCTTAATCACCACGGGACAAAAAGCGGATGGTGAAATTCGTATCGGTGAAGGTGGTGACTTCATCAACCTAGACCTAGCCGTGCTTGAAACGAAAAACCTACTGCATGATGCCTGTGAAAATGACTCAAACCTTGTGGCCATCATCGGCTCTGACTTGCTTGCTTATGACAAAGCTAAGTTCTACGAAGCACACGGTAATACGCCAAGCGAAAAAGGCAAAATTCAAGAACTGCAAGTCATCGGTACTTATGGCGGTCTGCCTGCAGTGAAAGTACCAGGCTTCCCTTCAACGGGCATCATGGTGACCAGTTACGACAACCTATCCATCTACATTCAAGAAGGTTCAGTTCGCCGCTCTACAGGTAAGAAGAACGACGAAAAAGACCAAATTGAAAACTTTGAGTCGATGAACATGGCTTACGTGATCGAAGAGATTGGCAAAGCTGCAGCCATTGAATTCAAAAACGTGAAG comes from Vibrio bathopelagicus and encodes:
- a CDS encoding phage major capsid protein, P2 family, with the translated sequence MQKQTKIKLSAYVKAVAAQNDVDDATEKFNVSPNGTRRIIAAIRESNWFLNKINIISVKNQKGESIGLGATGMIASRTDTSGSGKRTPKDHSSMGAMPYMCEQTNFDTALRYAKLDAWAHHKNFNALISKATREQIDANKITIGWYGVSVAKNTDASANPNGEDVNKGWFQAMRDHNEDRLITTGQKADGEIRIGEGGDFINLDLAVLETKNLLHDACENDSNLVAIIGSDLLAYDKAKFYEAHGNTPSEKGKIQELQVIGTYGGLPAVKVPGFPSTGIMVTSYDNLSIYIQEGSVRRSTGKKNDEKDQIENFESMNMAYVIEEIGKAAAIEFKNVKLWINEAWH
- a CDS encoding phage portal protein; protein product: MIEIEFSNPVSVMNSDILSYLEVALVDGLYEPPVALDTLAKALRTNPMHSSAIEFKRNTLMHAIALSGLLSRQDAKRFIQDYLTFGGAHLQVIRDYRGLGEVVKLKHLPTLYMRRREDLGWSYKPRAYDDDGRIDYKHNQVFYLGDYDVAQELYGLPSHISSLTSIWLNDDATLFRRQYYRNGNHAGYLLYMNEPTMTEKQEKAIKKQLQAQEGMAFKNLFVNAKGKDTKAPELKPIGQVEAKDSYKEVKNQTMNEVLSVHRVPIELMSIRRESITSLDLNKVDWLFHKNELLPLIDMMQELNDFVGSEVITENTYVKPD
- a CDS encoding terminase large subunit domain-containing protein, with the translated sequence MENNVVSEPLYTADQTKALGLFLRQRKPAEIAETVSVATRTVQKWITQFDWKTLRDDAPVELMMRQRIAYLMWVDQKLESQERELKMLLEQQFKRDEAEQRRNRPAGRNDGEQKRGRKPNKTKNDVSHITKEMLDEYREKTFFEYQKDIHGHKQNDEINEVRFYLKSRQIGLTFYFAFEAFEDAVLTGDNQVFISASKKQSYIFKNYIRKFALEIGEVDLKGKDDIELSNGANLGFMSTNVATSQGFNGHMYWDEVFWIPGFADLDNYAGGMSMQSQFRTTYISTPSTMAHEAYPKWQGKKEHGIDISHKARKAGALGVDFIFRQMITVDDAIKKGATFFNMDKLKRKYPVKEIFDNLLRCKFLDDSASFFSLKALLACKADSSLWKDVDHEKARPVGNAEVLVGYDPRGGGTGESSDDAGLVVALKPRRKGGVFRFIERVRLKGSSYEQQADTIRGITEKYNVVYMAMDTSGVGSATAELVRKFYPALVELDYSPEVKRLMAYKSREIINSGRLQFEAEWDDLVHSFLMIRQQTTKVSNQITFVSNRSKIGSHADLAWASMHVMRWEPIDINNDTNTSVEFF
- a CDS encoding GPO family capsid scaffolding protein, with amino-acid sequence MFQSELICILQAGATIDGRVIEQKIIDEIAETYSPDVYTARINADHYPWSNKYGSVLSVEKKEDKLFAVLKPNSMLLRMAEQGQLLHTSCEFYEKFADTGKAYLTGLALTDEPASLGTTQIQLSANSKDKACVPTSFQITPEQLSKDTEEEASMFHTFKRWLKGESELEQLSQQQEEDDMSKELEELLKQSIEQGKENQQQLSQLNEQVEKLNTNGKPPEQPAEAEDSTDVTELKDQVETLSSQIENLTGQIEKFSKLTDEEQRKLAGEGNDEERYL